From one Desulfurobacterium indicum genomic stretch:
- the cooS gene encoding anaerobic carbon-monoxide dehydrogenase catalytic subunit translates to MFKKLFGGAPEDNGNGVISIHNSINYMYKRVKEAQLSNVADRFEAMEKVRCKFCKEGVSCQLCSMGPCRITPQTPRGVCGIDAHGIVMRNLLHKTNMGLAAYTYHAREVAETLKATAEGKTIYKIKDPTKIDLLADILNVDQSLELNEKAKAVAEKYLQLLAENRESTLVEKLAPESRKAVFKKLGIFPKGPYQELVDSVTRGMTNIDGDYITLALAALRNGVASVFGSLVPLELMQDALYGTPSPHEGEVDLGVLDPDYVNILPNGHEPFVGQALIEIAKDEKFQQMAKEAGAKGIRVVGSIETGQELLARNPISETFAGLTSNWIGIEYFLSSGAVDVFAMDMNCSLANLKEYADKYKFKLVAVSNIIGVPGAERLEYKPGNEKEIARKIIEMAIENFKERKSSVKREELSQYRQKAIVGFSAEAIINALGGSLTPLLEVIKSGDIKGVVALVNCTTLANGPQDSLTVNLAKELIKRDILVIGAGCGNAGLQQAGLETLEAAEKYAGERLKGVCKALGIPPVLSFGTCTDTGRIVMTVVAIANALGVDTADLPVAVTAPEYMEQKAVIDGFSAVAMGLYTHVSPTPPVTGSDKVVKLLLEDVESLTGGKIAIGDDPVQVADGIEAHILKKREALGI, encoded by the coding sequence ATGTTTAAGAAGCTTTTTGGTGGTGCGCCGGAAGACAATGGGAACGGTGTCATTAGTATCCACAACAGTATCAATTATATGTATAAGAGGGTTAAAGAAGCTCAGCTTTCGAATGTGGCTGACAGATTTGAAGCTATGGAGAAGGTTAGATGTAAGTTCTGTAAGGAAGGAGTTTCATGTCAGCTATGTTCAATGGGTCCATGCCGTATTACTCCTCAAACACCGAGGGGCGTTTGTGGTATAGATGCTCACGGTATTGTTATGAGAAACCTTCTTCACAAGACCAATATGGGTCTTGCCGCTTATACATACCACGCAAGAGAAGTTGCGGAAACCCTTAAAGCAACCGCTGAAGGAAAAACTATCTATAAAATAAAAGATCCTACAAAAATAGATCTTTTAGCTGACATTTTAAATGTTGACCAATCACTTGAACTGAATGAAAAAGCAAAAGCAGTAGCTGAAAAATATCTTCAACTTCTTGCAGAAAATAGAGAATCAACTCTTGTAGAAAAACTGGCTCCTGAATCACGAAAAGCTGTATTTAAAAAGCTTGGAATATTCCCAAAAGGACCTTATCAAGAACTTGTTGATTCTGTAACAAGAGGAATGACAAATATAGATGGAGATTATATAACTCTCGCTCTTGCCGCTTTAAGAAACGGTGTTGCTTCAGTGTTTGGTTCGCTCGTTCCCCTTGAACTTATGCAGGATGCTCTTTATGGAACTCCATCACCTCATGAGGGTGAGGTTGATTTAGGCGTTCTTGATCCTGATTATGTTAACATTTTACCAAACGGACATGAGCCTTTTGTGGGACAAGCTTTAATAGAGATTGCAAAGGATGAAAAATTCCAGCAGATGGCAAAAGAAGCTGGAGCTAAAGGAATAAGAGTTGTAGGATCAATTGAAACAGGTCAGGAACTCCTTGCAAGGAATCCTATATCAGAAACATTTGCAGGTCTAACATCAAACTGGATAGGAATAGAATATTTCCTCTCTTCTGGTGCTGTTGATGTTTTTGCTATGGATATGAACTGTTCTCTTGCAAACCTTAAAGAGTATGCCGATAAGTATAAGTTCAAGCTTGTTGCCGTTTCAAACATCATAGGTGTACCGGGAGCTGAAAGGCTTGAGTATAAGCCTGGAAACGAGAAAGAAATTGCAAGAAAAATAATTGAAATGGCTATAGAGAACTTTAAAGAGAGAAAAAGTTCTGTAAAAAGAGAAGAACTTTCTCAATACAGACAAAAAGCAATTGTTGGATTTTCAGCAGAGGCTATTATAAATGCTCTCGGTGGAAGTCTGACACCACTTCTTGAAGTTATCAAGTCAGGGGATATCAAAGGCGTTGTTGCTCTTGTAAACTGTACGACTCTTGCCAATGGACCGCAAGATAGCCTTACTGTTAATCTTGCCAAAGAACTTATAAAGAGAGACATTTTAGTCATAGGTGCCGGTTGCGGTAATGCAGGCCTTCAGCAGGCAGGACTTGAGACGCTTGAAGCTGCTGAGAAGTATGCAGGTGAGAGATTGAAAGGCGTTTGTAAGGCTCTTGGTATTCCACCGGTTCTCTCTTTTGGTACCTGTACAGATACAGGAAGAATTGTTATGACAGTTGTTGCAATAGCAAATGCACTTGGTGTTGATACTGCTGACCTTCCCGTTGCTGTTACCGCACCTGAGTATATGGAGCAGAAGGCTGTTATTGATGGATTCTCTGCCGTTGCAATGGGACTTTACACTCATGTTTCACCAACTCCTCCCGTTACAGGTTCAGATAAGGTTGTGAAGCTTCTGCTTGAAGACGTTGAATCTCTCACAGGTGGAAAAATAGCTATCGGTGATGATCCTGTTCAGGTTGCTGATGGTATTGAAGCTCACATTCTCAAAAAGAGAGAAGCGCTGGGTATATAA
- a CDS encoding N-glycosylase/DNA lyase, translating to MNDKVYSKIKKSLSSLTIKDIIHIEENDPQFKALKRMYSHYGTNKVLFIKLVVINALLSYQLPMKGEKYWESFANYFSHNKNINSFPEFLKKNNYRLFNAKLKRFKKAREAVNEIFKTEKDLKNAINNIGEFLNRLSYLLNQKKDAKTVVFAIKMFIYACRIMYNKNIIAPKGIFIPMDSRIKSISDDKNFWKKLEKETKIPLIHIDAILWLSHEKWRK from the coding sequence TTGAATGACAAAGTCTATTCTAAAATAAAGAAAAGTTTATCTTCCTTAACCATCAAAGATATTATTCATATTGAGGAGAATGACCCTCAATTTAAGGCTCTAAAAAGAATGTACTCTCATTACGGAACAAACAAAGTGCTATTTATAAAACTTGTTGTTATAAATGCTCTTTTGTCGTATCAACTTCCCATGAAAGGAGAAAAATACTGGGAATCTTTTGCCAACTACTTTTCCCACAATAAAAACATTAACTCCTTTCCAGAATTTTTAAAGAAAAATAACTACCGTTTATTTAACGCAAAACTTAAAAGGTTTAAAAAAGCCAGAGAAGCAGTAAACGAAATTTTTAAAACAGAGAAAGATCTGAAAAACGCAATAAATAATATAGGTGAATTTTTGAACAGATTATCCTATCTACTCAATCAGAAAAAAGACGCAAAAACTGTCGTCTTTGCAATAAAAATGTTTATTTATGCCTGCCGTATAATGTATAACAAAAATATAATTGCCCCTAAAGGAATATTTATTCCCATGGACAGCAGAATCAAATCAATATCAGACGATAAAAACTTCTGGAAAAAACTTGAGAAAGAAACGAAAATACCTTTGATACATATAGATGCCATTCTGTGGCTCTCTCATGAAAAGTGGAGAAAATAG
- a CDS encoding NifB/NifX family molybdenum-iron cluster-binding protein, producing the protein MIIAVPAIETEINGKRLISPHFGKAPAFVIYNGITEDSMLVENPKNRAGYGGGRLIADLFMRNGVDVVLVKEMGEGAFFNLQSAGVKVFLIPENVKFVEDAIKFYIEGKLQLLTEPSESGHHH; encoded by the coding sequence ATGATTATTGCAGTTCCAGCCATAGAAACAGAAATAAACGGAAAAAGATTAATAAGTCCCCATTTTGGCAAAGCGCCTGCATTTGTTATCTATAACGGAATAACAGAAGATTCTATGCTCGTGGAAAATCCCAAAAACAGAGCAGGCTACGGTGGAGGTAGACTCATAGCAGATCTTTTCATGAGAAACGGCGTTGATGTCGTCCTTGTAAAAGAAATGGGTGAAGGAGCGTTCTTCAACCTTCAAAGTGCAGGAGTAAAAGTCTTTCTAATACCTGAAAATGTTAAGTTCGTAGAAGATGCCATTAAATTCTATATTGAGGGGAAACTTCAACTTCTTACAGAACCTTCTGAAAGCGGACATCACCATTAA
- a CDS encoding DUF1847 domain-containing protein: MKCHLCNDKGCYREGKVCQKSPQLDNLPEEELKMLKTASEIEKEFYCQMTRLEEIVEFAKRMNYKRIGIAFCIGLFNEAKIVADIFTEKGFEVFSAICKIGSVDKETLDLPKLKKGKEAVCNPIGQAEALNRKKTDLNIVIGLCVGHDILFQKHSDAPSTVLIVKDRVLAHNPAGAIYTPYHLRRITGE; this comes from the coding sequence ATGAAGTGTCACCTGTGTAACGATAAAGGATGTTATCGAGAAGGAAAGGTGTGTCAGAAATCTCCACAACTTGATAACCTGCCGGAAGAAGAACTGAAAATGCTAAAAACGGCTTCAGAAATAGAGAAAGAGTTTTACTGTCAAATGACACGGTTAGAGGAAATCGTAGAATTTGCAAAGAGAATGAATTACAAAAGAATAGGCATTGCTTTCTGCATAGGCCTGTTTAACGAAGCGAAAATCGTTGCTGACATATTCACAGAGAAAGGGTTTGAAGTCTTTTCCGCAATATGCAAGATCGGTAGCGTTGACAAGGAAACGCTAGATCTTCCAAAGTTAAAAAAAGGAAAAGAAGCCGTCTGCAATCCGATAGGACAGGCAGAAGCTTTAAACAGAAAGAAAACAGACCTTAACATTGTAATAGGTCTTTGCGTAGGACACGATATACTGTTTCAGAAACACTCCGATGCTCCCTCAACGGTACTCATAGTCAAGGACCGTGTTCTTGCCCATAACCCTGCAGGAGCAATCTATACACCTTACCATCTCCGCAGAATTACAGGAGAGTAA
- the ccsA gene encoding cytochrome c biogenesis protein CcsA, whose protein sequence is MDFKDIRKLVHILVFTILTGIEVYRTFKTGYPPLFSPFDSVLLLASVFTLISGLMETGIGGSILSVILILPLFFLHQGIEEIPPIVRTPLFIIHVTSAMISYAIILSLSVVALFDIKKKSLSYKKPLMLGFLLFSISMVAGGIWAYLAWADLFPFEPKSLFSLFLWLYTAFLLHVETDQKLKNLKHVLIAAAGGFVLFSFFGINFLFGGTHGF, encoded by the coding sequence ATGGATTTTAAAGATATCCGGAAGCTTGTCCACATTCTGGTATTTACCATCTTAACAGGTATTGAAGTTTACAGAACATTTAAAACAGGATATCCACCTCTATTCTCTCCGTTTGATTCCGTTCTGCTCCTTGCCTCAGTCTTCACACTTATATCGGGACTGATGGAAACAGGAATCGGAGGAAGTATACTTTCTGTCATACTTATTCTCCCCCTGTTCTTCCTTCATCAGGGTATAGAGGAAATACCACCAATTGTAAGAACACCACTTTTCATCATCCACGTTACCTCTGCGATGATATCTTACGCAATAATTCTCTCCCTATCGGTAGTAGCTCTGTTTGACATAAAGAAAAAATCGCTATCCTATAAAAAACCCCTCATGTTGGGATTTTTGCTCTTCTCAATCTCCATGGTTGCAGGAGGTATATGGGCATACCTTGCCTGGGCAGACCTGTTCCCGTTCGAACCTAAATCCCTCTTTTCACTTTTTCTTTGGCTTTACACCGCCTTTCTGCTCCATGTTGAAACAGACCAAAAACTTAAAAATCTTAAACATGTTTTGATTGCAGCGGCAGGTGGATTTGTTTTATTTTCTTTCTTCGGCATAAATTTCCTCTTTGGAGGAACTCATGGTTTTTAA
- the glnA gene encoding type I glutamate--ammonia ligase gives MKPSNAKEVVELIQREGVKFVDLRFSDMFGTWHHVTFPAHEISEESFEQGLFFDGSSIRQWQPINASDMMFKLDPTSAVVDPLSEVPTLVVIADIVDPVTKEPYEKDPRNIAKKAVEYLKSTGIGDTVYCGPEPEFFIFDDVRFDAGTNYSFAFVDSEEGWWRTGEEEGPNLGHKVKPKGGYFPVPPVDALDHIRKMMALKMEEVGLVVECLHHEVATGGQCEIDFRFGDLITAADNIMWAKYIVKNVAKMFGKTATFMPKPLFGDNGTGMHTHMSIWKDGENLFDGDSYAGLSETALYFIGGIIKHAKAVCAFTNPTVNSYKRLVPGFEAPVNLCYSARNRSASIRVPVVTNPKAKRIEVRFPDNSGAPYLAFTALLMAGLDGIENKIHPGEPVDKNLYDLPPEELKDIPTVPGSLAEAIDALEKDYEFLTKGGVMTEKFLEDYIEYKRKEEIDPIRLRPTPMEYLLYYDV, from the coding sequence ATGAAGCCAAGTAACGCTAAGGAAGTTGTGGAACTTATTCAGAGGGAAGGGGTTAAGTTTGTTGACCTCAGATTCTCTGACATGTTCGGAACATGGCACCATGTTACATTCCCGGCTCATGAAATTTCAGAAGAATCTTTCGAGCAGGGCCTTTTCTTTGATGGTTCTTCTATTAGACAATGGCAGCCAATCAATGCAAGTGACATGATGTTTAAACTTGATCCAACTTCAGCGGTAGTTGATCCTCTTTCAGAAGTTCCAACGCTTGTAGTTATCGCTGACATCGTTGATCCGGTTACAAAAGAGCCTTACGAAAAGGATCCAAGGAATATAGCAAAGAAAGCCGTTGAATATCTTAAGTCTACAGGTATCGGTGATACCGTTTACTGTGGTCCGGAACCTGAATTTTTCATATTTGATGATGTAAGGTTTGATGCAGGAACGAACTACAGCTTTGCTTTCGTTGATTCTGAAGAAGGATGGTGGAGAACAGGAGAAGAGGAGGGTCCCAACCTCGGACATAAAGTTAAGCCTAAGGGCGGTTATTTCCCTGTTCCTCCTGTAGATGCACTTGATCATATAAGAAAGATGATGGCACTTAAGATGGAAGAAGTTGGACTTGTTGTTGAGTGTTTACACCATGAAGTTGCTACAGGTGGTCAGTGTGAGATTGACTTTAGATTTGGTGACCTTATAACAGCTGCTGATAACATCATGTGGGCTAAGTATATCGTTAAGAATGTTGCTAAGATGTTTGGAAAAACTGCAACATTTATGCCTAAACCACTCTTTGGTGATAACGGAACAGGTATGCACACACACATGTCTATCTGGAAAGACGGTGAGAACCTATTTGACGGTGACAGCTACGCTGGACTTTCTGAAACTGCTCTCTACTTCATAGGTGGTATCATCAAGCACGCCAAGGCAGTTTGTGCGTTTACAAACCCAACGGTGAACTCTTACAAAAGACTTGTTCCTGGATTTGAAGCTCCTGTTAACCTCTGCTACTCAGCAAGGAATAGATCTGCTTCAATAAGGGTTCCTGTTGTAACAAATCCTAAGGCTAAGAGAATAGAAGTTAGATTCCCTGACAACTCAGGTGCTCCTTACCTTGCATTTACGGCACTTCTCATGGCAGGTCTTGACGGAATCGAGAATAAGATTCATCCTGGTGAACCTGTTGATAAAAACCTTTACGATCTTCCACCAGAGGAACTTAAAGATATTCCAACAGTTCCTGGTTCTCTTGCCGAAGCAATTGATGCTCTTGAGAAGGATTATGAGTTCCTCACAAAGGGCGGCGTAATGACAGAGAAGTTCCTTGAAGATTACATTGAATATAAGAGAAAAGAAGAGATTGATCCTATCAGACTCAGACCAACACCTATGGAATATCTCCTCTACTATGATGTTTAA
- a CDS encoding P-II family nitrogen regulator, translating to MKKIEAIIKPFKLEEVKDALTDIGVHGLTVTEVKGFGRQKGHTELYRGAEYVVDFIPKIKIEIVVSDDMAEKVIETIVNTARTGRIGDGKVFVIPVEEIVRIRTGEKGDAAV from the coding sequence ATGAAGAAGATAGAAGCTATCATCAAACCTTTTAAACTGGAGGAGGTAAAGGACGCTTTAACGGACATTGGTGTTCATGGTCTTACTGTAACTGAAGTAAAAGGTTTCGGAAGACAGAAAGGACATACTGAGCTTTACAGGGGTGCCGAATACGTGGTAGATTTCATACCTAAGATAAAGATTGAAATCGTTGTTTCAGATGACATGGCAGAAAAGGTTATAGAAACAATTGTTAATACTGCGAGGACAGGAAGAATTGGTGATGGTAAAGTTTTCGTAATTCCTGTTGAAGAGATTGTTAGAATAAGAACGGGTGAAAAGGGTGACGCAGCCGTTTAA
- a CDS encoding potassium channel family protein translates to MKKIEKRIPSEFGQDRILEILMKFRPPLIIALITIMISTIGYMFISHVKLLKAFYMTILTVTTIGYGEMWNMTAKGRLFNILVMTFGVGSVMGYSIAVLINIVTSGEVKKLVRFRKMVSDINNLKNHYLIFGLNDYIIHLTREFNRKKIPYVVISNSEKMDEFAKKNNIKFYLNLDPSNENSILLANIEKAVGAIIAETEDYKNLAITLTVKNVTQKLKIENFFIFSIINNEHFKEKLKLVGANYVETIPEITSRRIASLAEKPPIFGEKSFLEELLFGEETFIDIEELLITPESPVCGKTLKELNIKKQFGVTVIAIKKENGKVIYLPDETIVLEPKDILAVVAPKKNLKKAVKIFVKSGVFSRGILLKKKLKERENGLE, encoded by the coding sequence TTGAAAAAGATAGAAAAAAGAATACCTTCTGAGTTTGGACAAGATAGAATTCTCGAAATATTAATGAAGTTCAGGCCACCTCTCATTATTGCATTGATAACAATAATGATTTCAACCATTGGCTATATGTTCATATCCCATGTAAAACTTTTAAAAGCCTTTTATATGACAATTTTAACCGTCACGACCATAGGTTACGGTGAAATGTGGAATATGACAGCAAAGGGTAGATTATTTAACATACTTGTGATGACCTTCGGCGTCGGCAGTGTAATGGGCTATTCCATAGCTGTCCTGATAAATATTGTCACATCGGGAGAAGTAAAAAAATTAGTGAGGTTTAGAAAAATGGTGTCAGACATAAATAATCTTAAAAACCACTACCTGATATTCGGCTTAAATGACTATATCATTCACCTAACCAGAGAATTTAACAGAAAAAAAATTCCATACGTCGTGATAAGTAATTCTGAAAAGATGGATGAATTTGCCAAAAAGAACAATATTAAATTCTATCTCAATCTTGACCCATCAAATGAAAATAGTATTTTACTTGCTAACATTGAAAAAGCGGTCGGAGCTATAATTGCAGAAACGGAAGATTACAAAAATTTGGCAATAACACTTACTGTAAAAAATGTAACCCAAAAGCTGAAGATAGAAAACTTTTTTATCTTCTCCATTATCAACAACGAACATTTCAAGGAAAAACTAAAGCTGGTCGGAGCCAATTACGTAGAAACAATACCTGAAATAACATCAAGACGTATAGCTTCTCTGGCAGAAAAACCACCCATATTCGGTGAAAAATCATTTCTTGAAGAACTGCTGTTTGGAGAAGAAACTTTCATAGATATTGAAGAACTACTCATCACTCCAGAATCACCAGTATGCGGAAAGACACTAAAAGAGTTAAACATTAAAAAGCAGTTCGGAGTAACGGTAATAGCCATAAAAAAGGAGAACGGAAAAGTAATATACCTACCCGATGAAACAATAGTCTTAGAACCAAAAGATATATTAGCCGTAGTAGCCCCGAAAAAGAACCTTAAAAAAGCGGTAAAGATATTTGTTAAAAGCGGTGTCTTTTCAAGGGGAATTTTATTAAAGAAAAAATTAAAGGAGAGAGAAAATGGATTGGAGTAA
- a CDS encoding DUF6394 family protein, whose translation MDWSKVWTSFFVMMSLTTTVGFIYDGDPYALIASVTFNLIATLLKLGSKKTLSAELLATSLAADLHLIPALIFYEMGARTSLVEAMAWGGLVANIFSVILIIVETVLEAKDETWI comes from the coding sequence ATGGATTGGAGTAAAGTGTGGACCTCTTTCTTTGTAATGATGTCACTTACAACAACGGTAGGCTTCATATACGATGGAGATCCCTATGCATTGATAGCATCGGTAACATTTAACCTCATAGCCACCTTACTCAAACTTGGCAGTAAAAAAACTCTAAGTGCCGAACTTTTAGCAACCAGCTTAGCAGCCGATCTTCACCTAATACCTGCACTTATATTCTATGAAATGGGAGCAAGAACAAGCCTTGTAGAAGCTATGGCATGGGGAGGATTGGTAGCTAACATATTTTCCGTGATACTGATAATAGTAGAAACGGTTCTTGAAGCAAAAGATGAAACATGGATTTAA
- a CDS encoding tetratricopeptide repeat protein, producing MRTATQTGFNKKLIGIIAVMIAIFPIAATGATNSSNVPIDVYLQRVEKDISKGVSGTKLHSEIKSLLKIKQNSSVFFIPEINYITGRKIENVPPSAVQKIRQKIINTDIFISASTVIIVMLGVFTLIYTSDRYFSSETKRNLSILTGIILIISALILQGPLFYLVFGIMAGLGFKFKEKIPFAIIMTLFLIAHLTGVIAERGYFHYISNQKNLLYTKLERDNYAPPFLIKEEKGAYLKVASLANNQTLLHPVKESELTNLIKTINNNKLKAVLYNNLGCIAFNKGKLKEAATLFEKAENLYPMIKTYYNLFITYSSLLEPQKAEVYSKKLEKTNFSFDRTVPIVANINDIKIPKPTFKIPVYETLGLIIGIGIAIIITRIQKPSSLISINPFFSYLPGYRLYYSNRYSALLLFIGTLILIEIFIGSMLCSMNL from the coding sequence ATGAGAACTGCTACCCAAACAGGATTTAACAAGAAACTCATTGGTATAATTGCTGTTATGATAGCTATATTTCCTATAGCAGCAACAGGAGCAACAAATAGTTCTAATGTTCCAATAGATGTATACCTGCAGAGAGTAGAAAAAGACATTTCAAAAGGTGTAAGTGGAACCAAACTACATTCAGAAATCAAATCTCTATTAAAAATAAAACAGAACTCTTCAGTTTTTTTTATACCAGAAATTAATTACATAACAGGCAGAAAGATCGAAAACGTGCCGCCATCAGCAGTGCAAAAGATCAGGCAGAAAATTATAAACACCGACATTTTTATAAGTGCATCGACTGTAATCATCGTTATGCTTGGTGTGTTTACTTTAATATACACCTCTGACAGATACTTCTCCTCTGAAACCAAAAGAAACCTATCCATATTAACAGGAATAATTCTAATAATATCAGCCTTAATCTTGCAGGGGCCACTGTTCTATTTGGTATTTGGTATTATGGCAGGATTGGGATTTAAATTTAAGGAAAAGATTCCCTTTGCTATTATAATGACCCTTTTTTTAATAGCACACCTGACAGGTGTAATAGCAGAAAGAGGATATTTTCACTATATCAGCAACCAGAAAAATCTCTTATACACAAAACTTGAAAGAGACAATTACGCTCCGCCATTCTTAATAAAAGAAGAAAAAGGAGCCTATTTAAAGGTTGCCTCTTTAGCAAACAATCAGACCCTGCTTCATCCTGTTAAAGAATCTGAGTTAACCAATCTTATAAAAACAATAAACAACAATAAACTTAAAGCTGTGTTATACAATAATCTTGGTTGCATAGCCTTCAACAAAGGAAAATTAAAGGAAGCAGCTACTCTTTTTGAAAAAGCTGAAAATCTCTATCCGATGATAAAAACATATTACAATCTTTTTATCACTTATTCTTCCCTGTTAGAGCCTCAAAAAGCAGAAGTTTACTCTAAAAAATTGGAAAAAACAAATTTCTCTTTCGACAGAACAGTACCAATCGTTGCAAATATAAACGATATAAAAATACCCAAACCAACTTTTAAAATTCCTGTGTATGAAACTTTAGGTCTCATCATCGGAATAGGCATCGCTATTATAATCACCAGAATCCAGAAACCTTCTTCTTTGATAAGTATTAACCCGTTCTTCAGTTATCTACCCGGATACAGACTCTACTACTCTAACAGATACAGCGCACTTCTTCTTTTTATCGGTACCTTAATACTTATAGAAATCTTTATAGGGAGCATGCTATGCTCAATGAACCTGTAA
- a CDS encoding shikimate kinase, whose product MKITLIGFMGSGKTTTGKKLAEKLNVPFVDIDKEIEKNLSLSIPEIFQKFGETFFRKKEIETFKTITTRFNGVIISSGGGMPAFGNNMEILKENSITIYLKADFETLWNRIKNDPNRPLVKLGRNNVKKLFEKRKPFYEMADIIIDTTGKTPAEITEAIEKKLKKIYKK is encoded by the coding sequence ATGAAAATAACGCTTATCGGCTTTATGGGTTCGGGAAAAACAACAACCGGAAAAAAACTGGCAGAAAAGTTAAATGTACCCTTTGTTGATATAGATAAGGAGATCGAAAAAAACTTATCCCTTTCAATTCCGGAAATTTTTCAGAAATTCGGGGAAACTTTTTTCAGAAAAAAAGAGATAGAAACCTTTAAAACCATAACAACCCGCTTTAACGGTGTAATCATATCAAGCGGTGGAGGAATGCCTGCTTTTGGTAATAACATGGAAATTTTGAAAGAAAATTCTATAACTATCTATCTCAAGGCAGATTTTGAAACACTATGGAACAGAATAAAAAATGATCCGAACAGACCACTCGTAAAACTGGGCAGGAATAACGTTAAAAAACTTTTTGAAAAACGAAAGCCCTTTTACGAAATGGCAGACATAATAATTGACACAACAGGCAAAACACCGGCAGAAATTACTGAAGCCATTGAAAAAAAGCTAAAAAAGATTTACAAAAAGTAA
- the bioD gene encoding dethiobiotin synthase — MIVLVTGTDTGVGKTFFTVNLLKVLLDAGREVSGLKIVETGCDPLCEDAKRISEVCGEEIPPIYSFRTPVAPSVAERLERKEIDIDYLKSKILSISKNCEILVAEGAGGIMVPISGSYTFLDLAREVADEVLIVALNKLGVINHTLLTVEVCKYNNIPIRGVFLNNYEAQDKSSETNFETLSYLLDVPVYEFSFSSDFLLFVNLF; from the coding sequence ATGATAGTTCTTGTTACTGGAACAGATACTGGAGTTGGTAAGACTTTTTTTACTGTTAATCTTCTCAAGGTTCTTTTAGATGCAGGCAGGGAAGTTTCCGGATTGAAAATAGTTGAAACCGGATGTGATCCTTTGTGTGAAGATGCTAAAAGAATTTCTGAAGTATGCGGGGAGGAGATTCCGCCGATTTACTCTTTCAGAACTCCTGTTGCTCCTTCAGTTGCAGAGCGACTGGAGAGAAAAGAGATAGATATAGACTATCTTAAATCAAAGATTTTAAGCATTTCTAAGAATTGTGAAATTTTAGTGGCAGAAGGTGCTGGTGGTATAATGGTTCCTATTTCAGGAAGTTATACATTTCTTGATTTGGCCAGAGAAGTTGCCGATGAAGTTTTGATTGTAGCTTTGAATAAACTTGGAGTTATAAATCATACGCTTTTAACTGTAGAGGTATGCAAGTATAACAATATACCTATTAGAGGTGTTTTTCTTAATAACTATGAAGCACAGGATAAAAGTTCAGAAACAAATTTTGAAACACTTTCGTATCTGCTTGATGTGCCTGTTTATGAGTTTTCATTTTCATCAGACTTTTTACTTTTTGTAAATCTTTTTTAG
- the fliS gene encoding flagellar export chaperone FliS, producing MVNPYLKMDVETASPIRQLVMLYEKAILCMEIAAKAVQENDVKTKINNILRAHDIVRVLNASLDMEKGGEIAKNLRSLYDFIEEALLKVNATDDVELLKRLIEIMSDLKSAWEELESRL from the coding sequence ATGGTTAATCCGTATTTGAAGATGGATGTAGAAACGGCTTCTCCCATAAGGCAGTTGGTTATGCTTTACGAAAAGGCTATACTATGTATGGAGATTGCTGCTAAAGCAGTACAGGAAAATGATGTTAAAACTAAAATAAATAATATATTGAGAGCGCATGATATAGTGAGGGTTTTGAATGCTTCTCTTGATATGGAAAAAGGTGGGGAAATAGCAAAGAATTTACGCTCTCTTTATGATTTTATAGAGGAAGCTCTTTTGAAAGTGAATGCCACTGATGATGTAGAGCTACTTAAGAGATTAATAGAAATAATGTCCGACTTAAAAAGTGCATGGGAGGAGTTAGAATCAAGACTATAA